The nucleotide sequence attaaaccaaacttggccacaatcatcattggggtatctggtttaaaaaatgtgtggcgtgaactggccatccaaccaagatggccgccatggctaaaaatagtacatagggtagacatgtagattttggcttatatctctgaaaccaaagcatttagagcaaatctgaaagagggtagaattgtttatcaggtcaagatctatctgccctgaaattttcagatgaatcggacaaccctttgttgggttgctgcccctgaattggtaattttaaggaaattttgctgtttttggttactatcttgaatattattatagataaagataaactgtaaacagcaataatgttcagcatagtaagatttacaaaaaagtcaacatgaacgaaatggtcaatcGACCCCCTAAGGCGTTATTgtccttaatagtcaatttttaacaattttcataaaatttgtaaatttttactaacattttccactgaaactactggggcaagttctttatagatagagataattgtaagcagcaagaatgttcagtaaagtaagatgtacaaacacatcaccatcaccaaaacacaattttttcatgaatccatctgcttcctttgtttaatattcacatagaccaaggtgagcgacacaggctctttagagcctctagttatttattGTCATGTTCTGATGTTTCTGTTGAGTGTTCATTAAAACTAGATGCCAAATGTCATTGTATAACAAGTACTAAagtttttacacaatataaaaatGTGAAGTATGATTTGCTGTAACCTTTTTCCATGTCTTTTTATACAAACATTCTTTTCAGCCTGGTATTATGAACAGAAGAATGCTTTTACATCTTTTTCTTTTGGTAAACAACAAATTGATTAGGAAAGAAGGTTGctatttcagatataaaaaattacatattttatcaGAAAAGGAGAAAAAGTGCAAGGGTTGGTCAAGAAACTGCAATAAAATCTTTTAGTGCTCCTGATAAAGTTAGGGTTAGTTGGAAGGGAGGAAACATATATATTGACCTTGTGAATCAATAACTGAATAatctattatttctattttttagtTACAAAAAATGGGTTTCTCTGTCCAGCTGCATGAGCGAGTCTTTAGTGGAAAAACTTCAACCAGAAAATGGGAAAATCTTAAGTGTTTCAGAATTTATATCAGAAAGTAGTGACACTGCAAGCCGTAAAAAAGCAAATGATAATCAGCCAGATAAGTCATTTACAGAACCAACATCTGCAAGAGAAGCAGAATCACAACTACCACAAATGAAGGTACAGCCAGGAACATTTATCAGGTTTACAGAATTACCCAAGAAGAGGTACCCCGAGGGGAGTACTCCAGCAGAAATTACAAAATGTAGCATGGATTCAACTTACATATTAGAAactcttttaaaagaaaatttaaattccATTGAAAAAGATTTACTTGGAGAAGTTCAATTTTCGTTTATCTGCTTTTTGATTGGACAAGTCTTTGATGGATTTGACCAATGGAAAAAATTGGTACATTTGCTGTGTAGCAGTGAATTTGCATTAAGTAATCACACACAACTCTTTTTAGATTTTGTTGGTGTactttattttcaagttcatgaAATCCCCGAAGATTTCTTTGTTGATATTGTATCACAGAGTAATTTTCTGACGACAACTTTACAAGAATTCTTTTCTAATGTGGAATGTAGTTCTGCTGATCAGAGCCTGAAGAGAAAATGCAGAAAATTCAAAGAACATTTGACCAGTAAATTTAGATGGGACTTTGATTCTGAGCCAGATGAATATGCACCAGTTGTTGTTGATACAAACTAATAAATCTTATCAGTAAAAATATAGTGTTTGAATGTTTATGGGATACTAGTATACTTAGGAAACACCATAGtaatgatatacatgtagataaacagGAATAAATGACCCATTAGCTTTTATTAATAACCTGTTGAAATCTGTTCATAGACACCGTATGGTGACAAGATTATGGCAGTCGTTATCAAATAGtctgtttctgtgtatgttggcatttgtttttgttgcagttcactTTTTCTgttgcatacctgccaactgtcactatttgcggggtattacccccatggaggctcccaaattgaaattttgaaagagcaattttgtccacaatttaaacaaaacaattaattttacaatgacatgAGGCTTATAAAAGTATTAAGAAGccaaaaaaacacaacattgaaatgtatttgcatgcccccttgaaggttttttaggGCTgtgacagccatcttgcacgcaaaacccccatgggcattttgaaaagttggcaggtatgctgtTGTTCTGTTcttttccttttatatttaattttagtttgtaacccagatttgttttcaattagggctattccagaaaaaaatgtatgggggggttggaaggtacattgtattaataatacatgggtgatgggtatcagagcaacttttcacactataatgcactgtAATTCTCatttacaattgtctgggtggcgggtgctgacaaaaactgccttccaaccccaaCCCCAACAACCCCCCCATAcaattttttctggaatagcccttaatggattaatgactattgaacagtTGTATACTACTGATGTCTCAAACTCTTAGTCTTCACATAGTAATACATCATAAATTTAActgtaataattttaaaacatttaccatacatttaaaacaaacaaaacaaaattaactgAGAATTGCActtttctttgtttaaaatattGGTATTTATGAAGTGGAATTTTTCTTTATGTAGAGAATTAGTCgaaacatttctttaatttcataatttggtttcagttgacaaccccatgtcctctatatcttgagaaccgttttgatttcaaagtttatacttgagacgtcatgtatataaaccaacacaaaagggtgtgtcataatttatttacaattgaaAGGATTTCTAATATCTGACAAAAACAGTATTAATTTATTGTGAAGCCTGCAACAAAACTTGCAGTTACGGATGAAAGTCAGTAATGAGACACAGGAATTAATATTCGGCAGAGATGTAAACTATattgctttatatttcagaagataGGCAGACACCTTGTTTCTAAATCTCTGTTTGTCATATGTGCAATGAGCGTGACCTCTTTTTCAAGACTCAGCAACTGCTTGTAAATTGTTTTTAGCTTTTCATACGACCGCAAAAAGTTTTTGGGatcatataatggtatgatgtcatcctctgcgtcttcttcagaagacacatttggtttccagacaataactttagtttaagtgaatggatctctatgatttttttcaagaaggttcaataccactaaaggaaggttggggatgatggtcccaaccgtttaggaatttaGGGGCCTaataggggcccaaaacaagcatttttctagtttcaggataataacttgtgtattagtattttgattgctctgaaattgtacaacaatgttaaataccacaagtagaaggtttgggattcatttgggggttatggtgccaacagtttaggaaataaggacgtttctggacaataactggTGTGTAAGTGTATTGATCATCCAAATTCAGaaagtatcaagcttgaatattgtgtcaaaatttgccccaactgttcaggtttcATCCTCTGTGGTcctatcaggctgcgctcagcgaagcattttatttgtCATGTAAATTTATCACTAAATATGATCAGTAACAGGAAAACTATATGTGGTATCTGTGTTCCTTGCAACATCTACATGTCCATAAGACAGGATTCAACTGACCTAAACATTATTTATTGAATTTGGGATAAAGGTTAAAAGTTACATtgtaagtatataaaaaagaagatgtggtatgattgccaatgagacaactatccacaaaagaccaaaatgacagacattaacaactataggtcaccgtacggccttcaacaatgagcaaagcccataccgcatagtcagctataaaaggcccgatagccaatgtaaaacaattcaaatgagaaaactaacggccttttttatgtaaaaaaatgaaggtctgtttctcagatactgtGAGTAATGGTCAACTATATGTAGTGGATGAAATCCCAGTAATGTCAGTCTGGCAGTTTTCATCTCACAGCGacctcatttttagctcacctggcccgaagggccaagtgagcttttcccatcactttgcgtccgtcgtcgtccgtcgtcgttaacttttacaaaaatcttctcctctgaaactgctgggccaaattaaaccaaacttggccacaatcatcattggggtatctagtttaaaaaatgtgtggcgtgacccggccaaccaaccaagatggccgccatggctaaaaatagaacataggggtgaaatgcagtttttggcttataactcaaaaaccaaagcatttagagcaaatctgacatggggtaaaattgtttatcgggtcaagatctatctgccctgaaattttcagataaatcagacaacctgttgttgggttgctgccccaaaattggtcattttaaggaaatttcaccgtttttatacgaccgcaaaatttgaaaaaattttcgtcgtatattgctatcacgttggcgtcggcgtcgtcgtccgtcgtccgaatacttttagttttcgcactctaactttagtaaaagtgaatggaaatctatgaaattttaacacaaggtttatgaccacaaaaggaaggttggtattgattttgggagttttggtcccaacattttaggaataaggggccaaaaagggcccaaataagcattttcttggttttcgcactataactttagtttaagtgaatagaaatctatgaaattttgacacaaggtttatgaccacaaaagaacggttgggattgattttgggagttttggtttcaacagtttaggaattaggggccaaaaaagggcccaaataagcattattcttggttttcgcacaataactttagtttaagtaaataaaaatcaatgaaatttaaacacaatgttaatgactacaaaaggaaggttggtattgattttgggagtttaggtcccaacattttaggaattaggggccaaaaagggcccaaataagcattttcttggttttcgcactataactttagtttaagttaatagaaatctatgaaattttgacacaaggtttatgaccacaaaagaacagttgggattgattttgggagttttggtttcaacagtttaggaattaggggccaaaaaaaaggcccaaataagcattattcttggttttcgcacaataactttagtttaagtaaatagaaatcaacgaaattttaacacaatgttaatgactacaaaaggaaggttggtattgattttgggagtttaggtcccaacagtttaagaattaggggccaaaaagggacccaaataagcatttttcttggttttcgcaccataacgttagtataagtaaatagaaatctatgaaatttaaacacaaggtttatgaccataaaaggaaggttggtattgattttgggagttttggtcccaacagaataaggggcccaaagggtccaaaattaaactttgtttgatttcatcaaaattgaataattggggttctttgatatgccgaatctaactgtcatgactgtgtatgtagattcttaacttttggtcccgttttcaaattggtctacattaaggtccaaagggtccaaaattaaacttagtttgattttgacaaaaaatgaatcagttaggttctttgatatgctgaatctaaaaatgtacttagattcttgattattggcccagttttcaagttggtccaaattggggtccaaaattaaactttgtttgatttcatcaaaaattgaataaattgggttctttgatataccaaatctaactgtgtatgtagattcttcatttttggtcctgttttcaaattggtctacactaaagtccaaagggtccaaaattaaacttagtctgattttaacaaaaattgaaatcttggggttctttgatatgctgaatccaaaaatgtacttagattttttattatgggcccagttttcaagttggtccaaatcaggatctaaaattattatattaagtattgtgcaatagcaagtcttttcaattgcacagtattgcgcaatggcaagaaatatctaattgcacaatattgtgaaatagcaaatttttttttaattagagttatctttctttgtccagaatagtaagcaagaaatatctaattgcaaaatattgtgcaatagcaagattttttttttaattggagttatctttctttgtccagaatcaacttaaatctttgttatatacaatatacaatgtatattcactttttactaccaactgataaattaaaataatctttaccattcagtgataacaagcagtttttttacatcttaatattttatgatgtatttaaatgagtagttattgttgcaaactccattagaaattttaattgagattagttttggaataagggaaagggggatgtgattaaaaaaattgggttcaatttttctcatttgaaatttcataaataaaaaagaaattcttcaaacatttttttgagaggattaatattcaacagcatagtgaattgctctaagagaaaacaaaaattttaagttcattagaacacattcattctgtgtcagaaaccaatgctgtgtcaactatttaatcacaatccaaatttagagctgaatccagcttgaatgttgtgtccatacttgccccaaccgttcagggttcaacctctgcggtcgtataaagctacgccctgcggagcatctggttggttattatctcgaatataattatagatagagataaactgtaaatagcaataatgttcagcaaagtaagatctacaaaaaagtcaacatgaccaaaatggtcagttgaccccttaaggagttattgccctttatattcattttttgtcaatttttcgtgaagttttgttatcttgtacaaaaatcttctctgaaactactgagacaaatttaaccaaacttgtccacaatcatcattagggtatctagtttaaaaaatgtgtggcgtgacccggccaaccaaccaagatggctgccacagctaaaaatagaacataggggtaaaatgcagtttttggcttatgactcaaaaaccaaagcatttagagctaatctgatatggaataaaattgattatcagttcaagatctatctgccctgaaatttcagatgaatccgacaacctgttgttgggttgctgcccctgaattggtaactttaaggaaattttgctgtttttggttattatcttgaatattattatagatagagataaactgtaaacagcaataatgttgggcaaagtaagatttacaaataagtcaacatgattgaaatggtcagttaacccctttaggagttattgccctttatagtcattttttaaccatttttcgtaaatcttatttatcttttacaaaaatcttctcctctgaaactactgggccaagttcattataaatagagataattgtaagcagtaagaatgttcagtaaagtaagatgtacaaacacatcaccatcacaaaaacacaattttgtcatgaatccatctgcgtcctttgtttaatattcacatagaccaaggtgagcgacacgggctctttagagcctctagttatggtTTATTGGACAAAAAATGTTGGATAATGTTTTTATGTTGTGGTCAGTTTTTccaagcaataggtcaactatgttttGTGTATGGATTGGAATGATaggtataaaaaagatgtggtatgattgccaatgagacaactctcaacaagagaccaatgacacagaaattaacaactataggtcactgtaaggccttcaacaatgagcaaaggttTGCTGTATGTGTAGCTGGTATtatttgtccttgacctcattgaTTCATTGGAATTGGTGAATGTTATGGTCTGTTTATCAAGTACCATTTGGTGTATGAAATAGTTGTATGGTTATGGTacacatgtctgtctgacagaaTTGATCTTACCTTCACCTCCATTATCATTGTTAAGTTTATGAGATACTTTTAGTAAAACATATCTTTTTAAGACTTTCAGCAAAAATCAATGCTCAGTAAAGCCGGctagacatttcagcgtgtacaCTCATTATGATTGTGGATTCCTAAACTCTGACAAAAACAGTAAACTTAACCAATACAACACTTGGTTCATGCTCATACATAAAAATCAGACATTGCTCCTCCAATTGTTCTTCTTCAACCCTTGATTCAGCAAACTAAAACTAAACACATGtagtattaatatattttat is from Mytilus galloprovincialis chromosome 6, xbMytGall1.hap1.1, whole genome shotgun sequence and encodes:
- the LOC143079582 gene encoding protein AAR2 homolog; this translates as MDQDTAQTLFKEGAIFVFLDVPVGTEFGIDYNSWNVGPEFRGVKMIPAGLHFVYYSACNKEGQTAPRTGFFYNFRKKEIVVRKWNRLLEDIDPDIDVRGDMLQKFHDNKEEMDRYLGAYPYENYKKWVSLSSCMSESLVEKLQPENGKILSVSEFISESSDTASRKKANDNQPDKSFTEPTSAREAESQLPQMKVQPGTFIRFTELPKKRYPEGSTPAEITKCSMDSTYILETLLKENLNSIEKDLLGEVQFSFICFLIGQVFDGFDQWKKLVHLLCSSEFALSNHTQLFLDFVGVLYFQVHEIPEDFFVDIVSQSNFLTTTLQEFFSNVECSSADQSLKRKCRKFKEHLTSKFRWDFDSEPDEYAPVVVDTN